One Intestinimonas butyriciproducens genomic window, TATCCCGTTTTGTTAATCCTCTTGAAAGATCGTAGGCAATGGAGCGTTCCAGTCGGTCGCTAATACACTCCAAGAACTCGTCAGCAAAATACACATCATAGAACGGGTGGCTGTAGCCGGCGTGCAGAGAAATGATTTCTGCCGCCTCCTGATCTGTGAATTGTGCCCCACCATCATCAGTTAAGAGGGGAATGCTCAGGCTGGACAATGTATTTGTGTTGCACTTACGGCGAGGATCATAATACCGCCGCTGCAATCCCCGCTCGGTATAGACATTAGCACTATCCGTTGTCGGCGCATCCGGGGCAGTCAAGAGGTAGTCGGCAAGCTCGTCCACCGTCCTCCATGCGTTCTGAAAATACTTCCACCCTTCTTCCTGTGTGCGGAGCGGGAGACCGGAGCTAACCTCCTCAATAAAACTGCCGTAGCTCCGCTCTACCTCATCATAGCTCTTGCGCCATCCAGAGCCTACGGCACACAAATCGGCCACCCGCTTGTGCCGGCTCCCGTAGGCCAGTGTAGGTTGGTGTTTCTTCCAGTCTGGCCCACTCCCGCAAACAGGGCAGGCGATACTTCCATCGGGCTGGATCTCACTTGTACGCCACTGACGACAAGTATTGCAGTACCAATATGCGTTTTCGCCAGCAAATCCGCTTGTATCATTTTGGCCGATTCTCCGGGGCAACGTCCCCTTATCCAATGCTATCATGATAATCTCCTGTTGCCCTCGTGACCTCCGGGGTGGGGCAGTGTTCACTGCGGAAGCTCCATTTCCCTCAAACGTTTGATTTCCTTTTCCATACGCTCAATGCCCTTGCGAGCGTCCTTTGTATCCGACTTCCACTGGGGGAAAGCGCCATACGCCGCCAAAAACGCTTGATACCGCTGTATCCATTCATGCAGTGAAGCTATCATATGCCCACGATCTTCGTCATTAACAGGGTGCATTTTCGCATTCAGCACAGCAACGGCGTTAGCCGGATTGCTATTTGTCAAAGTACAGATTTGCTCTTTATCAGAAGCCGTCCAGGTACCATTTGCCTCGAACCGCAGATATTCAGTTTCATTGACGCCAGAGGGAAAGATAAGTTTTGACATCTTCCGCCAATCAAAGTTTTCCATTGAAAATCACCTTGCTTTATTATGAGAAAGTCCTTTTTTCTATCGTCCATTGCTTCACTTTACTAAAGTCTCCACCGAACCCAACAATTTAGTATGTTAAAGCGCTAAATTGCTCGACAATAGATGATTCTTTCCGAGTGGTGCACCGAGACCGCCATTTGTTTGATTTTTGGGTACTTAATTTACTCAAATCTCCGACAACAGACGAAAGAATGACGAAATTTACATCAAAATTGCCGCAACATCACCAGTCCAGGGGGTAAACTCGTCATCGTTTGCCTGCAGCAGCCCTTCTATGATATTGAACTGATCTCCATGGTACTCCCGCCCATCATCCATCAGCATTTGTGACAGACAAGCTGTTTTTGTGCGGTCTTCCGGCCTGGGCAGCATCTCCCCGCTGCTCTTTGCAGTATCCCTGAACTGTCTGAGAAAGTCTAAGAGTTCATCAACACCATGGCAAATGACACGACGGATAGTTACATCTTCGCCGTTAATTTTTCCGCACAAAACTCTAAAATTGCCACCAACACGGACAGGAATGAAAAAATACGGATAGTTTATCTGTACAATTAGATCGCGCTTCGAGTTATTTTTTGTCCTTTCCATAGCTGTAAGGTTATGGACACAGCTGTTTCGGGTATTATTCCGGAGGTGATCAATTTGCAACTCACTTTTAGATAGCTCGTCACTTCCATCTTTAATTGACTGTATCAGATCATCCATACGGAGCTTATCGCTATGGTAGAGCCATACTACTGTATGTAGGCCAATCGCAGAACCGTCTATTCTACAGAAAAGGTACTCCGATCCGTTTTCTGAAAAGATATACCATGAGGCGAGTTTCGTGTTGCATAGAATCGAATACAAGGCCGGATCATAGTCGGTGAAAAAAATTTGATCTCGATCTAAGAGTTTAATCCAGATTCTGTATTCATCATGCCAAATACGACGGCACTGGTTACAGGCAACTTCATCTCCGTAAACATACAGATTGCTGCTGGTCAAATTGTAGGGGTTCCCATCGCATAAATACACATACCGTTCATCTTTTGGCATTGCACAATCAATATCACGCCCATAAGCGCGATATGCTTTGTATACTGTCAGTCTCAAAGAGCCATGTTTGCCAGCTCCCTCCTTTCTCCCGTCGAGCCAAAAGTAACCCCATCGTTCAATATGCGATTTCAACGCCTCGACCGCTCTCAAATCACGGTCAAGCGTGAATTTCTTTTTGTGCTTTCGTGCATTGATCTCAAAGTAGCAATGCTTTTTGTCGATTGTGATACGGTTAGATCCGTACACAAATAATTCTTCTGCCATAAAGCATCTCCTTTCTGGTTGAAATATTCGCACACCAGTTGGTTATACGTGCGAAACTGACAGCGAAGTAGAAAAGAAATATTTTTCTTCCTTTTCGCTCTGGCAGTAGGTACGGTGTATGCAGATTTTACTATGATTTGGGGTGTTGGCCTCCACACCTTATACCACACCTTTTATGCCTCTGTCCTCTTAAGCAGATGCCCTCAAATCGCCGTCAGTAAATGGGGGTTTCTCGCCAGTTTTGGATGACCCCTCATCCAAAGCTACCGCTTTCCGTCCAGCCATTCAGTGAACAGCTTGTACATACGGGGTGACGGCAAGAACAGAGTTATAGGCTCTCCCTTGCGGATTGCAGAGCGCCATACCCACTGAATAAGCCCAGCAAGTGCAAAGGTATCCCGGCTAAGAGATGCACCCTGCTTACCAAAATATTTGGAAACCTCCGGGTTTGGATTAAGGTTGAGCATATATGCCAGCACGTGTCTATCACTGTAACTGTTGGTAGCGCGAGCATTTGACGCAACCCAGCAGCGCAGGCCATTATTATCTGCATACTCATCCTGCTGTACTTGACTGCGACCACGTTTCTCCTCATCAGTAAGCTCTCGAATCAGCTTGTATCCACCGGGGGCAATACTGTTACGGCTGTCCTTGGGACAACTCCACATGATGTCGTATGGCTTGGCTTGTACCGCTATAAAGAACCGTCGCAGAGCACGGCGCAGCTCGGACGCCTCTTGGGACTTGGGGTGATCCTTAACACAGTTTTTGTACCAGGTAGCAGACAGGCTTCCGAAATCCGCTATTTTTTTGTCTTGGTACAGGGTAATAAGCCGCCTCCATTCCTTCCGCTGGTTTAGATCCACCATGTAGGGAGCGAGTTCAAAACCTTTCTCGTAAGTGCCACAAACACTTGATTTTGTGTAATTCAACCCGTGCAGTTGCAGGTATGGACACAAAAAACTCCCTTCCAGTTGATAGGTCAGAATGGTGATCGACTCCATAGCGCTGAATACTTCTGGTGAAAACTCCCAGATAAAGAACCGACCATCAATCAGTAGCAAGTTCCCATTTTCGGCGTGGCGCTGAACTTCACAGAAAGAGTGCCGCTCTTCACCGTCAATGGGCTGAGGCCCACCAGTCCAGCGGACACGACAATCCTCATCCACTGCTATGATGTTATTATCGAGCATCAGTTTGACGTTTTTCTTGTTGACCCGGTAGTTTGCGGAGTCAATAATATCGTTAAGTGGGAGAAGCACGTCAACAGCCTCATCAAGGATCAAGTGATAGGAATTGTCTTGCAAGATGGCGATAGTGTCCGGTGTTGCATTGGTAAAAGTCGTGTGTGTCGTGACAATGTTTCGCCCCTCAGCAAGTAAATCATTGAAGTCCTCCAACTTAGTCTTAGAACCAGCCACACCACCCAGCAAATCCGTACGTTGGTAGTGCTGTGGATCGTAAAACGCCGCTGTCGTGCTCTGTTTGATACGCTCAACCTCACTGAGAAATGGCGTAACGAAAATAAACGCCTCCTGCGGATGGGCGTTCATGTAGGATATCGCCCATTCTGTCTTTCCTGCGCCACAAGGGGCGTCAACTACGTTAATCATCCATATCCGCCTCCTAATCTAACCAAATATTGTCGATCTGGAACGAGATACGGCGGCGAGCACCACTCCGTCAGCCTTGTTCATAATAGCTGTCAGCGCCGCCGTCTCCTCTTTATCCAGAGTTGCGGCAAATCTCAATTCGAGCCAGAGCATGGCGTGCTTCTCTTTTGCGTTTGGAGCAAAGCCATCCATCAATCGCACCTCGTCGCAAGACTGCATAAACTCCACCAACTCAGCTTTAATCTCGTTGTAAAGTAGGATTTTGGCAATGTTGGCCTGTCTGCCGTGGAAATTCTCGTTGCGATCGTGCATTTCTGCAATCTCCTCCGGTGTATAGTTATCTCGTCTCATATGCTACCTCCCGGCTTATAGTGCGGTCATCCCGTCTATCCGCATATCAAAGCAAAAAGCCTATATGCTAACCTGAGAGAAAAATCTTGCTAACCCATTTCTGCTGTATGCGTCCCCATCGTGACGCCCCATATAATCACGCTTTTGCCTGAGCACCGACCTCTGATTGCTCATTGAGGCGCTGCATCATGAGCGGAACATTGATTAGGTATTTCGTAGCCCCGGCGCGAATATGTGGGATACTGTTATCCCAGCAACCACGCCGGAGGAAATACTGCGACAACCCCGTTGTTCGCGAGGCTTCTGCGATAGTTTGGAATTGGCGTGACGGATCATATTGCTTGCTCATAAAATCATCTCCTTTTTTAATTTTCCTATTGCAGTCTTTCGTTGCTTATGGTATCATTATAGCAGTTAATAGCTGATTGGTCAATCAATATCAGCTACCTCTATAAAAGTGCAAGCAAAAACTGCTAATCGAGGTGATATAGATATGCCACGCAAGCGAACCAGTATTCCAGAGAATTATAATGCTCCGCTTCCTACAATGTTACGAGAACTCATGTCATCTTCTGGGTACACTCAAGCAGACTTGGCCACTCATCTTGGTATTACACGCCAGTCTGTATCTGCTTATATGGATGGCAGTGCAAATCCAACTCCTACTACAATCGTCAATATTGCAAGTTTTCTTGGCGTTTCCACTGACTATCTTCTGGGTGTATCAAGTTATGGAAAGGAGGAGACAGCACACCTCACCGCTGAGGAAATCGGACTTTCTGAGCACGCTGCCTCTGTTTTGAAATTGGAAAACAGCCAAGAAGACAGGTCAAAACTGATAGTTTTGAACTATTTGATAGAAAATGGTTTATTTTTAGAAAAAATTACATCCTATTTTGCATTTTCTGCTGAGGATGTGGCACAGAAAAAGCCATTTTCTCTAATCCCGTATGATAAGCGAAATATAGATGTCCGGCTCTATTTTGCTGATATTATAGAGAACCTTCAAAAATTCAAGTCGGATTTCTATGACCGTATTAAAAATGACACCACCGCCACAGAGCAAACGGCATTTGCCTTAATCAGCAAGTGCGTTGACGATGCTACTGCGGTACAATGGTGCCAGTTACTTTACGATCATCGGGATGACCCAGCTAAAAATACACAACTCAGCATTATTGCAAAATTCCTGCGTTTTTACGGCTACTCAGATTTTATGCACCGCTTGGGTTGTGATCTGGAACAGTTTATTATCTCCGAAGACGAAAAGGAGGCTGAATAATATGGCGTCCTACAAGAAAACAACTGATGCCGGCGGCGCAACGGTCTATAAAGTCCAGGTATCCAATGGCCGAGGCCGCAAGGTTACACGAAGCTGGAGGCCAGAGCCAGGATGGAGCGCCAAAACGATTAAACGCGAACTCGATAAATTTGCGGCCAATCTGGAAAATGAACTGGCTGAAGGAACCCTTAAAACTCGGCAGGAGGATCTGGAGGAAAGACGCTTAGCTGCTTTGGAAGCGGCAAAGATAAAAACGCTGAGACAGTATGCGGATGGTGTCTTCATGTCGGCAAAAGAAGCCACATTCTCCGAAAACTCGCGTTCAAACTATCGTCAATGCCTCGATAAACACATTCTCCCTGTACTGGGCGACTTCCCCATGAGGGATATTACTCCATCCATGCTCACAAAGCTGCTGCTTGACTTCCAAAAGAGCGGAAAAGCTCACTCCTCGGCAGTCAAGCTATACAATATCCTTAACGGCGTCTTCAAAATGGCATTTCTTGATGATTCAATTCAGGAAAATCCCATGCTACGGGTTACTCGTCCCAAGCCCAGAAAGAATGAACACGTCAAAGAAGAGAGCGAGAAGGCCTATACTGTCCAGCAACTCCGCCACATTCTCAAATGCCTGGATAATGAGCCTCTAAAATGGCAAGCCTATATCAATCTTGTTGCCGATACCGGAATGAGACGTGGTGAGGCTTGTGGCCTGCAATGGACAGACGTAGACTTCAAGAAGGGCTGTATTACTATTCGGCGTAATCTTCAATATACGTCCGCTGCAGGTATCTACGAGGATACCCCCAAAAACAGAAAATCCCGGCCTATTGATATCGGCCCGGATGTGGTCAAGCTCCTGCGCCAGCTCCAGACTGAGCAGTCAAGCAAGTGTATTAGCAAATGGATCTTTACTCAGGATGGTTCTTCTGATCCGATGCACCCTCAAAGTCCTACCCGTTATTTTAAGAAATTCGGTCAGCGATACGGCGTAGAGGATTTCCACCCACACAAGCTCCGGCACACATCGGCCTCCCTTGCTCTTACCAACGGGGCAGATGTCGTATCGGTTAGTGAACGCCTTGGGCATAGTGATACCGCTGTTACTCTGAGAATGTATGCCCACGCTAATGAAGAATCCATCAGACGCGCCGGACAGGTCGTCCGAGACGCCCTCAAAGCAGAGGGTGAATAAAGAAAAACCGGGCAGGGAAACACCCCCTACCCGGTTATTTTTTAAGCCATGTTGCGACTTTTGTTGCGACTAACAGCAATACAATATTTTGCTGATTTTTCAAAAAAGAGAAAATTGTTATAAAACTAAAGCAAAAAGCACCCAAACCGTTAAGTTTGAGTGCTTTTCGTTGGAGCTGCTGGGCGGATTCGAACCGCCGACCTCATCCTTACCAAGGATGCGCTCTACCGACTGAGCTATAGCAGCATATGAGGCGCGATTGCACCCCATGATGGCGACGCGGAAGGGACTTGAACCCTCGACCTCCGGCGTGACAGGCCGGCGTTCTAACCAACTGAACTACCGCGCCATCTTTTGTATCAGACAGCAATGCTGGAAAAGTTCTGGCAGGGGCAGAAGGAATCGAACCCTCGGCACGCGGTTTTGGAGACCGCTGCTCTACCTGCTGAGCTATACCCCTATATGGTGGGCCTTCACGGACTCGAACCGTGGACCGACCGGTTATGAGCCGGTTGCTCTAACCAACTGAGCTAAAGGCCCATCTTGCCGGTTTGCGGTTCCTATAGTAATGGTTTGCCGTCACGTCACCGTGACGGCAATCCCTATATTTCTGGCTCCCCAAGTTGGACTCGAACCAACGACCCTGCGGTTAACAGCCGCATGCTCTACCAACTGAGCTATTGAGGAATATCGAAGGGTCTGGTCTGGTCAGACCAGACCCTCATTTTGTGTTGGCACTACCTATCTTCCCGGCCCGTCTCCAGGCAAGTATTTTCGGCGCAAGTGAGCTTAACTGCCGTGTTCGGAATGGGAACGGGTGGACCCTCACCGCAATCAGCACCAACTACTTTTCTTCAGAAAGAAAAGTAAGCAAAAGAAACTTTGTAAAACTTTCTTCTCCTTACCGTTCTTCCCAACGACAAGTTATTATATTCACTTTTTCAAAAAATGTCAAGCAAAACCTTAACAAAACTTCACTGGTCCCCACCGAGCACACACCCGGTAGAAATGGTGCGCCTTCACGGATTCGAACCGAAAGACCCACTGATTAAGAGTTAGTTGCTCTACCAACTGAGCTAAAGGCGCATATAACCCGTCAAAAATGGTGACCCGTGCGGGAATCGAACCCACGTTTGCGGCGTGAGAGGCCGCCGTCTTAGCCGCTTGACCAACGGGCCATATGGTGCGCCTTCACGGATTCGAACCGGGGACCCACTGATTAAGAGTCAGTTGCTCTACCAACTGAGCTAAAGGCGCATACAAAAGTCTACACCTTCAAAACCGAACAATGTGAAGAAGTTGAGGACAAGCGCCTGCACAATCATGTTAAGGTCAAGCCCTCGGCGGATTAGTACCGGTCAGCTGCACACGTTGCCGTGCTTCCACCTCCGGCCTATCAACGTCATAGTCTACGACGCGCCTTACTCCTAATGGATGAGAGATCTAATCTTAGGGGGAGTTTCACGCTTAGATGCCTTCAGCGTTTATCTCGTCCGAACGTAGCTACCCAGCTATGCCCTTGGCAGGACAACTGGTG contains:
- a CDS encoding tyrosine-type recombinase/integrase; the encoded protein is MASYKKTTDAGGATVYKVQVSNGRGRKVTRSWRPEPGWSAKTIKRELDKFAANLENELAEGTLKTRQEDLEERRLAALEAAKIKTLRQYADGVFMSAKEATFSENSRSNYRQCLDKHILPVLGDFPMRDITPSMLTKLLLDFQKSGKAHSSAVKLYNILNGVFKMAFLDDSIQENPMLRVTRPKPRKNEHVKEESEKAYTVQQLRHILKCLDNEPLKWQAYINLVADTGMRRGEACGLQWTDVDFKKGCITIRRNLQYTSAAGIYEDTPKNRKSRPIDIGPDVVKLLRQLQTEQSSKCISKWIFTQDGSSDPMHPQSPTRYFKKFGQRYGVEDFHPHKLRHTSASLALTNGADVVSVSERLGHSDTAVTLRMYAHANEESIRRAGQVVRDALKAEGE
- a CDS encoding helix-turn-helix domain-containing protein, which gives rise to MQAKTANRGDIDMPRKRTSIPENYNAPLPTMLRELMSSSGYTQADLATHLGITRQSVSAYMDGSANPTPTTIVNIASFLGVSTDYLLGVSSYGKEETAHLTAEEIGLSEHAASVLKLENSQEDRSKLIVLNYLIENGLFLEKITSYFAFSAEDVAQKKPFSLIPYDKRNIDVRLYFADIIENLQKFKSDFYDRIKNDTTATEQTAFALISKCVDDATAVQWCQLLYDHRDDPAKNTQLSIIAKFLRFYGYSDFMHRLGCDLEQFIISEDEKEAE